The Pseudomonas sp. FP2309 genomic sequence GGATTACGTATTGGCCTATACCGTTAAACCCGTTGTCTACGGTTTGATTGCAGCCCGTTTCGCCAGTAAAAAAATAATACGAATAGCGCTTATTACCGGTCTGGGTTATGCGTTCCAGAAACAGCACAACGGCGGGCGCTTGAGCCTGATGGTCAAAACGCTTGTGCAGCGTCTCTATAGGTATTCTTTGTCTGGCGCACACGCTGTTTTTTTCCAGAACCCGGACGACCAGGCATTGTTCCTGAACATGGGTATTCTCAGTGCAGAATCGAGATCTACGGTAGTCAACGGTTCTGGCGTTTGTCTGGATGATTTTACGGTTGCTCCTTTTCCTGATCAGACACGGTTCCTGTTGATCGCCAGGTTGTTAGGTGACAAGGGGGTTCGGGAGTACGCGATGGCGGCGCGGAGAATACGCATGCTTCACCCAGACGTAGCTTTTGATCTGGTGGGTTGGATCGACGATAACCCTGATGCCATCAGTGAGCAGGAGCTTCAAGGCTGGATTGCTGAAGGAACGCTGGAGTATCACGGCAAGTTAAGCGATGTCAGGCCTGTTATTGCAGCTAGTAGTGTTTACGTTCTGCCTTCCTACCGAGAGGGAACGCCGCGTACCGTGCTTGAGGCCATGTCCATGGGGCGAGCTGTCATTACAACAGATGCTCCTGGTTGTCGTGAAACAGTAATCGAGGGCCTCAACGGTTTTATGGTCCCGGTCCAGTCGGTTGATGAACTGGTGAACGCAATGTCTAAATTTGTTCAATGCCCACAACGGATTGCCAGTATGGGCGCAGCCTCGAGAAAACTTGCCGAAGACAAGTATGACGTTAATGAAGTAAATAACGTTATGCTCGAGGTGATTGGCCTGTGATTTTCATGGTTACGACCCATTGTTCATTCGGTTGATTAAAGTACAGGATGTTAGAGTGCGATCATGTTAAAGCGAATATTTGATGTTATCAGTGCTGGACTGGCAATTGTCTTGCTGTCACCTATTATCCTGGTTGTGGCCTTGCTCATACGCAGGAAGCTCGGTTCGCCGATCATCTTCCGGCAAGTACGCCCAGGGTTGGCTGGTAAACCCTTCGAAATGATCAAATTCCGCACCATGAAAGACTCGGCCGATGAGTCCGGTGCCCCTTTGTCCGACGCTGAGCGGCTTGGCCCCTTTGGTCGACTTTTGCGTTCTTCAAGTCTGGATGAGTTGCCGGAGTTGTGGAACGTACTTAAAGGTGAGATGAGCCTGGTGGGGCCAAGACCTTTGTTGATGGAATACCTCCCGCTGTATTCCGCTAATGAGTTTCGGCGACATGAAGTTCGCCCCGGTATCACTGGCTGGGCGCAAGTAAATGGCAGGAACTCCCTCGGATGGAAGGAAAAGTTTGAACTGGATGTTTGGTATGTTGAAAATAAAAATTTCTGGCTTGATCTGAAAATTTTGTTCCTGACTGTGAAGAAGGTTATAAAGCGAGATGGTGTAAGTGCAGAGGGTGAAGTGACAATGTCCAAATTCAAGGGGGATCAGCAGATGCGCCTTGCCATCCTCGGTGCCGGTGGTCATGGCAAAGTGGTTGCGGACACTGCTGAGGCTTGCGGCTGGAAGGAAGTAGTGTTTTTCGACGACTCATTGCCGCAGTTGACCCGTTGCGGTGTCTGGCCTGTACTGGGTGACTCCGCATGTCTGCGCAACACACTTTCTCAGTTCGAAGGTGTTGTGGTGGCTATTGGCGACAACAAAACCAGGTTGAGAATTACACTGGAGCTACAAGCGTCCGGTGCAAAAATTGCGACTATTGTACACCCGCGGGCGAACATTAGCCGCTACGCAGAAATTGCTGCTGGCAGCGTGATATTTGCCGGTGTTTCGGTCAACGCCGGTGCGGTCGTTGGGCAAGCCGCGATACTCAATACGGGGTGCAACGTGGACCATGACTGTCGATTGGGACAGGGGTGCCATGTCAGTCCGGGTGCGAGCCTTGCAGGAGCAGTGGTACTGGGCGACCTCTGCTGGGTTGGAATCGGGGCTTCTATCCGGCAGTGTATAAATGTCGGTTCGGCGGTTGTGATTGGTGCTGGAGCAGCAGTAGTTGCTAACGTAGAGGATGATGTCACCGTTGTAGGCGTGCCAGCCCGACGGCTCAAGTAACAAAATTTAAGCTCTAACGTTTGTATCCTCAATGAGCTATATTTCATAATCGCTATGTTATCAACAGGGTCTTGACAGTGCTAAATTCTCCATTTTCTCCTTGGCCATCCTTTTCGGAGGAAGAAGCCAATGCCGTTAAAGAAGTGATTTTGTCAAACAAAGTCAATTATTGGACTGGTCAGGAATGTCGAGAGTTTGAAAAAGAGTTCGCTGCGTGGGCAGGCACGTCATATGCGGTCGCACTTGCCAATGGTACTGTTGCACTGGACATCGCACTGCGCGCACTAGAGATCGGCCCTGGTGATGAAGTCGTGGTTACTTCCCGGACTTTTCTTGCCTCTGTCTCCAGCATTATTAATGCCGGTGCCACGCCCATATTTGCTGATATAGATCCTGACTCGCAAAATATTACTGCGCAGACAATACAGGCGGTTCTTACGGCGCGTACACGTGCAGTTATCTGTGTGCACCTTGCAGGTTGGCCCTGCGACATGGATCCCATTATGCAGTTGGCACAAGCGTATAAACTCAAGATCGTTGAGGATTGTGCCCAAGCTCATGGTGCTACCTATAAAGGGCGCCCGGTTGGTTCGATCGGTCATGTCGGAGCTTGGTCCTTCTGCCAAGACAAGATCATGACTACGGGCGGTGAAGGTGGCATGGTAACGACAAACGACCAGCATTTATGGTCGTTGATGTGGTCTTTCAAGGATCATGGTAAAAGTTGGAGGGCTGTTTATGAA encodes the following:
- a CDS encoding glycosyltransferase family 4 protein, with the translated sequence MSILVIASYPDSLVNFRGPLLDALLAKGLAVHVAAPDLTSSHPVRSLLERKGITVHSISLNRTGMNPASDFLTLIQLWKLLRVLRPDYVLAYTVKPVVYGLIAARFASKKIIRIALITGLGYAFQKQHNGGRLSLMVKTLVQRLYRYSLSGAHAVFFQNPDDQALFLNMGILSAESRSTVVNGSGVCLDDFTVAPFPDQTRFLLIARLLGDKGVREYAMAARRIRMLHPDVAFDLVGWIDDNPDAISEQELQGWIAEGTLEYHGKLSDVRPVIAASSVYVLPSYREGTPRTVLEAMSMGRAVITTDAPGCRETVIEGLNGFMVPVQSVDELVNAMSKFVQCPQRIASMGAASRKLAEDKYDVNEVNNVMLEVIGL
- a CDS encoding DegT/DnrJ/EryC1/StrS aminotransferase family protein; translation: MLNSPFSPWPSFSEEEANAVKEVILSNKVNYWTGQECREFEKEFAAWAGTSYAVALANGTVALDIALRALEIGPGDEVVVTSRTFLASVSSIINAGATPIFADIDPDSQNITAQTIQAVLTARTRAVICVHLAGWPCDMDPIMQLAQAYKLKIVEDCAQAHGATYKGRPVGSIGHVGAWSFCQDKIMTTGGEGGMVTTNDQHLWSLMWSFKDHGKSWRAVYENSHASGFRWVHESFGTNWRMLEAQGAIGRIQLKRMPEWQRQRLASAEKIWSCARDVKALRVPALPTEITHAAYKCYVFVEPAALADGWSRDRIIQEINALGVPCFSGSCSEVYLEKAFERTSFRPQQRLSVAKELGETSLMFLVHPTLKESEVAKTCQVLTEVMALAGHRELA